Proteins from a single region of Nakamurella deserti:
- a CDS encoding very short patch repair endonuclease: MRAQRRRDTKLELSIRRQLHARGHRYRVDYRAEQSLRCRGDLVFTRRKVTIFVDGCFWHGCPLHATAPKNNASWWAEKLMANIARDARNTAALESLGWAVVRIWEHETVEHAVERLESVLDARR, translated from the coding sequence ATGCGTGCGCAGCGACGTCGAGACACCAAATTGGAGCTATCAATACGACGCCAGCTGCACGCTCGCGGTCACAGGTATCGAGTAGATTACCGCGCCGAGCAATCGCTCCGATGCCGAGGCGACCTTGTTTTCACGAGACGCAAGGTGACCATTTTCGTTGATGGATGCTTCTGGCATGGTTGCCCACTCCACGCGACTGCACCCAAGAACAACGCTTCGTGGTGGGCCGAAAAGCTGATGGCAAACATCGCTCGGGATGCGAGGAACACTGCAGCTCTGGAGTCACTCGGATGGGCCGTCGTGAGAATTTGGGAGCATGAAACGGTCGAACACGCGGTCGAGCGACTGGAGTCTGTCCTCGATGCACGTCGCTGA
- the drmC gene encoding DISARM system phospholipase D-like protein DrmC: protein MSAITRLGALLGADEAGRIAAELRQRKLAHLAAKRAFPPNRAEVKVLLAELVADSGDVFRAAAVLDGIAAVPRTVRPDLVWTSPRVPGGEGRTTLAALDLINNAQVAIYAATYSAGQYSPHLVALANASNRGVALTVVVDTRERSDHATMVRAVLPKARMWTLSEPEDGSWAIQHSKLITVDDSVSFVTSANFSSAAAHRSLECGVHSSDPNVARALRTHLELLRQNGILVDYDAH from the coding sequence ATGTCGGCGATCACAAGGCTCGGTGCCCTGTTAGGCGCTGATGAGGCCGGACGAATCGCCGCAGAACTCCGGCAACGGAAGCTCGCTCACCTCGCTGCCAAACGCGCTTTCCCGCCGAACCGTGCCGAAGTCAAGGTGCTGCTCGCTGAGCTCGTGGCCGACAGCGGTGACGTCTTCCGCGCTGCCGCGGTCTTGGACGGCATCGCTGCTGTTCCTCGAACGGTACGGCCGGATCTGGTCTGGACTTCACCACGTGTACCTGGAGGTGAAGGTAGAACGACTCTGGCGGCACTCGATCTCATCAACAACGCTCAGGTCGCAATCTATGCAGCAACTTACTCTGCGGGCCAGTACTCACCGCACCTCGTTGCACTCGCCAACGCCAGCAACCGGGGAGTTGCACTGACCGTTGTCGTGGACACCAGAGAGCGCAGTGACCACGCGACCATGGTGAGGGCCGTTCTCCCGAAAGCACGGATGTGGACACTCTCCGAGCCGGAGGACGGCTCGTGGGCGATCCAGCATTCCAAGCTGATCACCGTTGATGACAGCGTGTCTTTCGTGACCAGTGCGAATTTCTCCTCCGCAGCTGCTCACCGCAGTCTGGAGTGCGGTGTCCACAGCTCTGACCCGAACGTGGCCCGCGCGTTGCGCACCCACTTGGAATTGCTGCGTCAGAACGGGATTCTCGTGGATTACGACGCCCATTGA
- a CDS encoding DUF1998 domain-containing protein, whose translation MSEPTAVAQEADLGATLTPPEPVVSSVELLDPIQDVETNKPKNRARVGSVRPSALLYTNGIGATVDLPHLAVMPHGIDAWEPIYARRPGPVDTVLEPRLLELVRSHIGNQVAQLRKPPWAPEEKGHSAGDAVDLGIPGRIFPQWLRCTGCGLLAPVSNEQFAYTNTNRFRPDQAQFEHKSCTGWAGQAKTATKRKATPQPAVPARYLIACVNGHLDEFPYVAWVHRGGSCPSGPFPRLRMREWKSNLGPDVQIMCTSCNNAQRGMLEATGPKAGDKLPNCRGRHPHLDAFYPCTQPGKLMMLGAANQWFSSTLSLLALPREEAASAADLVPILQALDKETLGDVSGPGELKMFRKLVAMAVKTDELAAVTDEVLWEAILLARGEIEPPVVEAVRRTDPRTILAPEWTVLTDHKKYTRHSGSPDFRALRRDVAGHLTGPIAEVVAVEKLKKVNAFIGFTRIDALDRIDDAATRVAPLARNGKPTWVPATEDRGEGVFIQFSEERMAAWEGGVLGLPVWEAFRRAHDRNFRRRTSKTAGDINPDSRFPAPRYWAIHTLSHLLIREAAMSSGYGSASLTERVYAWPGDADHEPAAGLLISTTASDSEGTLGGLVALARPDKLEKIVFDALRRGQRCSSDPICSHRVPTGKEEFLHGAACHFCLFLSETSCERTNRFLDRRLLLGLPTDPTVRTPGFLESMVEVR comes from the coding sequence GTGAGTGAACCAACCGCGGTTGCACAAGAGGCCGACCTCGGAGCAACGCTCACACCGCCAGAGCCTGTTGTCTCGAGCGTGGAGCTTCTAGATCCAATCCAGGACGTCGAAACGAACAAGCCCAAAAACCGGGCACGCGTTGGATCTGTCAGGCCTTCGGCCTTGCTCTACACCAACGGCATCGGCGCGACGGTCGACCTACCCCACCTAGCCGTGATGCCGCATGGAATCGACGCTTGGGAGCCGATCTACGCCAGACGGCCCGGCCCAGTTGACACCGTGCTCGAACCGCGATTGCTCGAGTTGGTCCGGTCACACATCGGCAACCAGGTTGCGCAGCTTCGAAAACCACCGTGGGCCCCGGAGGAGAAGGGGCACAGTGCAGGCGACGCCGTCGATCTGGGCATTCCGGGGAGGATTTTCCCGCAGTGGCTCCGTTGCACTGGGTGCGGGTTACTGGCGCCGGTGTCGAACGAGCAGTTCGCGTACACGAACACGAATAGATTTCGTCCGGATCAGGCGCAGTTCGAACACAAGTCATGTACTGGTTGGGCTGGTCAAGCAAAGACAGCGACAAAGCGCAAGGCGACCCCGCAACCTGCAGTTCCAGCCCGTTACCTCATCGCTTGCGTCAACGGACACCTCGACGAATTCCCTTATGTAGCTTGGGTGCATCGCGGTGGTTCATGTCCGAGTGGCCCATTCCCCCGCCTGCGGATGCGTGAGTGGAAGAGCAACCTCGGTCCGGACGTCCAGATCATGTGCACGTCATGCAACAACGCACAGCGCGGCATGCTCGAGGCGACAGGCCCCAAGGCTGGGGACAAGCTCCCCAATTGCCGCGGAAGACACCCGCACCTGGACGCGTTCTACCCGTGCACACAGCCAGGAAAGTTGATGATGCTGGGTGCAGCGAACCAGTGGTTCTCTTCCACACTGAGCTTGCTGGCACTCCCCCGCGAGGAGGCTGCGTCGGCTGCAGATCTGGTGCCGATTTTGCAAGCTCTGGACAAAGAGACTCTTGGTGACGTGTCAGGACCCGGCGAGCTGAAAATGTTCCGCAAATTGGTCGCGATGGCGGTCAAGACCGACGAGCTCGCAGCTGTCACCGACGAGGTCCTCTGGGAAGCAATTCTCCTTGCTCGGGGCGAGATCGAACCCCCCGTTGTCGAAGCGGTCAGGCGCACCGATCCACGGACGATCCTTGCACCCGAGTGGACCGTTCTGACCGATCACAAGAAGTACACGCGGCACAGCGGATCACCCGATTTCAGGGCACTACGCCGGGATGTTGCCGGTCACCTCACGGGACCCATCGCTGAAGTCGTCGCGGTCGAAAAGCTCAAGAAGGTGAACGCCTTCATCGGGTTCACTCGTATCGACGCGCTTGACCGTATCGATGACGCGGCGACAAGAGTCGCTCCACTGGCCCGCAATGGCAAGCCAACCTGGGTCCCGGCAACTGAGGACCGAGGCGAAGGCGTCTTCATCCAGTTTTCTGAGGAGCGCATGGCAGCATGGGAGGGCGGCGTCCTGGGCCTGCCGGTGTGGGAAGCCTTCCGCCGGGCCCACGATCGCAACTTCCGACGGCGCACCAGCAAGACTGCCGGTGACATCAACCCCGACTCGCGATTTCCCGCACCGCGGTATTGGGCCATCCACACTTTGTCCCATCTGTTGATCCGAGAGGCTGCGATGTCGAGCGGCTACGGATCGGCAAGCTTGACCGAGCGGGTCTACGCCTGGCCGGGCGACGCAGACCATGAGCCCGCTGCGGGGTTGCTGATCAGCACCACTGCGTCCGACAGCGAAGGCACACTCGGCGGGCTCGTCGCTCTCGCCCGGCCCGACAAGCTCGAAAAGATCGTCTTCGACGCGCTCCGTCGTGGTCAGCGGTGCTCCTCGGATCCGATCTGTTCGCACCGAGTGCCAACGGGCAAGGAGGAGTTCCTGCATGGCGCGGCGTGCCACTTTTGCTTGTTCCTCAGCGAAACGAGCTGTGAGCGGACCAACCGGTTCCTCGACCGCCGTCTCTTGCTCGGTCTTCCTACTGACCCGACGGTCCGTACTCCGGGCTTCCTGGAGTCCATGGTCGAGGTGCGCTGA
- the drmA gene encoding DISARM system helicase DrmA has product MSESRTQSMTKRRSTVVRSELITLINRELLGPRGGSTEEIAGTPRGRYAVGALAPVTVDPSLAGPSRGSDTDPDQGGNPNETGLGVNDGDPAVSGQRGVPVITDEETGNADDSEDRDEGPKGALTHPSAMGLRFQVPLDCGLLAVNAAWGRYEGFRQENSEGRRVLYSRRIPGAKTVKVDVTGHYNYVSLEPFPLDTDVSLRVELFPLKDRIIVELALSNDRVTGMDAPPGDWLFQTRIQVEANNGEPVFLPTRDVLDSGYDELDEERRRLDLQYRHRLEFAIGRTCSVTWVQADDPVRRATKVETTWLPTADVPQTIAGSAGTAVMLMRRLAETSAADVEGALGPLIDGYSTWLDEQRDATLNLPEHLQVIASEAIAEAEVVADRLREGVALLKRGGQALQAFRFMNRAMRDQRIRSQIAAKRAANEGLSIADAIKEIEADGDKAASWRPFQLAFILLQLPALTDPAHAIRSGDAANVELLFFPTGGGKTEAYLGLAAYVFAMRRLQGKVETESGVLDGGDGVAVLMRYTLRLLTSQQFQRAAALVCAAELIRQEDTGTWGAKPFSIGLWVGSAVSPKRYTAARDQVKAVRADDSQRAYGLTVLQLQRCPWCGEKINPKRDVGAVETTERIEVFCGERHGLCPFSKDGDADGALPIITVDDEIYRNPPTFLLATVDKFARLAREGEAASLFGYVAEWCPRHGYRHPDSQGGCSGASHNAKVESGVTYPKVTVQKVARLRPPDLIIQDELHLITGALGTAVGLFENAVDLLSSYRRNGLTVRPLIIASTATVRNAEGQVQALYGRGVDVFPPQVLDVRDTFFSKEKTVSDADPGRKYLGVCAHGIRLTLAEIRLAEVLLLAGQKLFDDHGDAADPYLTTVGYFSATRELAGMRRYLDDDVTTRVTGNTEPFPRRTNDWERLEIGELTSRISAEDISKTLDKLSLPFTADRWSTRGRDEFRKRNAVLRDSGKPTEPWGVKPYDVVLATSMLQVGVDVPRLGLMMVVGQPKNTAEYIQASSRVGRDASKPGLVVSLANWSRPRDMAHFEQFRHYHETFYAQVEALSVTPYSETAMERGLTGVLVSVTRVTQAAGGTSSMSAEVGAGQILSGLAAVEQLIEQLIDRAEPAVDDIASAERMRGKLLQRKDRWYEKASGVQGALVYERKPKNKVTWPLLISPEDQVPQPADQVFVVANSMREVQPEINLLVSPSPQRLAFKEPIDSPSWSFPLGANKP; this is encoded by the coding sequence ATGAGCGAGTCGAGGACACAATCGATGACTAAACGTAGATCCACAGTGGTCAGATCCGAATTAATTACGCTTATCAATAGAGAACTGCTTGGGCCGCGGGGTGGCAGCACTGAAGAGATCGCGGGAACTCCACGCGGTCGTTACGCAGTGGGCGCCCTAGCGCCGGTAACAGTTGATCCGTCTTTAGCGGGGCCGTCGAGAGGGAGTGACACCGACCCAGACCAGGGAGGCAACCCTAACGAAACTGGGTTGGGCGTTAATGATGGCGATCCAGCAGTTTCGGGTCAACGCGGAGTCCCTGTGATTACGGATGAAGAGACCGGCAACGCGGATGATTCGGAGGATCGTGACGAGGGACCTAAAGGGGCTTTGACCCACCCGTCAGCAATGGGCCTTCGCTTTCAGGTTCCCCTGGATTGTGGATTGCTCGCGGTCAACGCTGCTTGGGGTCGCTACGAAGGTTTCCGCCAGGAGAACTCCGAAGGTCGGCGGGTCCTGTATTCCCGCCGAATTCCAGGCGCGAAGACCGTGAAAGTCGACGTTACAGGACATTATAACTACGTCTCGCTGGAGCCCTTTCCACTCGACACTGACGTGTCTTTGCGGGTCGAGCTCTTTCCGCTCAAGGATCGAATCATTGTGGAGCTCGCCCTGTCGAATGACCGAGTCACCGGAATGGATGCACCTCCCGGCGACTGGCTCTTTCAGACGAGGATCCAGGTCGAAGCGAACAACGGCGAACCGGTTTTTCTACCGACTCGGGACGTGCTGGACAGTGGGTACGACGAGCTTGACGAGGAGCGGCGCCGGCTTGACCTGCAGTACCGGCACCGACTTGAGTTTGCCATCGGTAGAACCTGTTCCGTCACCTGGGTGCAAGCAGACGATCCTGTGCGCCGCGCGACGAAAGTGGAAACGACATGGCTTCCGACGGCCGACGTTCCGCAGACGATCGCTGGCTCAGCAGGAACAGCGGTCATGCTAATGCGTCGACTAGCCGAGACCTCTGCTGCCGACGTCGAAGGTGCCTTGGGGCCACTGATCGACGGCTACTCGACGTGGCTCGACGAGCAACGCGACGCCACCTTGAATCTTCCTGAGCATCTTCAGGTCATCGCCTCAGAGGCAATCGCCGAAGCTGAAGTCGTCGCGGATCGTCTGAGGGAAGGCGTGGCCTTGCTGAAGCGCGGCGGCCAAGCGCTTCAAGCGTTTCGATTCATGAACCGCGCGATGCGCGACCAGCGCATTCGTAGCCAAATCGCAGCGAAGCGCGCTGCGAACGAGGGCTTGTCCATCGCTGACGCCATAAAAGAGATTGAGGCCGACGGCGATAAAGCCGCATCTTGGCGGCCCTTTCAGCTCGCTTTCATCTTGCTGCAACTCCCCGCACTGACCGACCCCGCTCATGCGATCCGCAGTGGCGACGCCGCCAATGTCGAATTGTTGTTCTTCCCGACCGGTGGCGGCAAGACCGAGGCTTACCTGGGCCTCGCCGCGTACGTGTTCGCCATGCGCCGACTTCAGGGCAAGGTCGAAACCGAGAGCGGTGTTCTCGACGGCGGTGACGGCGTCGCGGTCCTGATGCGTTATACGCTGCGGTTACTGACGTCTCAGCAATTTCAGCGGGCCGCGGCGTTAGTCTGTGCAGCCGAACTGATTCGCCAGGAAGACACTGGAACCTGGGGAGCCAAGCCGTTCAGCATCGGCCTCTGGGTGGGGTCTGCGGTGAGCCCCAAGCGGTATACCGCGGCACGGGATCAGGTCAAGGCTGTTCGTGCCGACGACAGCCAGCGCGCCTATGGCCTCACTGTGCTGCAGTTGCAGCGCTGCCCATGGTGCGGCGAGAAGATCAACCCCAAGCGAGATGTGGGGGCAGTCGAGACCACGGAGCGGATCGAGGTCTTCTGCGGCGAGCGACATGGGCTGTGTCCGTTCTCGAAAGACGGCGACGCCGACGGGGCGTTGCCGATCATCACGGTCGATGACGAGATCTATCGCAACCCACCGACATTCTTGCTGGCCACGGTCGACAAATTCGCGCGCCTCGCCCGAGAAGGCGAGGCAGCGAGTCTGTTCGGTTATGTGGCGGAGTGGTGTCCGCGTCATGGCTATCGTCACCCCGACTCGCAGGGTGGCTGCTCCGGTGCGTCACACAACGCCAAAGTCGAGAGTGGCGTCACCTACCCCAAGGTCACAGTCCAGAAGGTCGCGCGCTTACGACCGCCGGACCTGATCATCCAAGACGAGCTGCACCTGATTACCGGCGCGTTGGGTACGGCTGTCGGCCTCTTCGAGAACGCTGTGGACCTGTTGTCGTCCTATCGCCGGAACGGGCTGACCGTCCGCCCGCTCATTATTGCGTCGACAGCTACAGTACGGAACGCCGAAGGCCAGGTCCAAGCACTGTACGGCCGTGGTGTCGACGTATTCCCACCACAAGTTCTCGACGTCAGGGACACATTTTTCTCTAAGGAAAAGACTGTGTCCGATGCCGATCCCGGACGTAAGTATCTCGGTGTTTGCGCACACGGCATCCGGCTCACACTGGCCGAGATCCGCCTCGCTGAGGTGCTACTCCTCGCCGGGCAGAAGCTCTTCGACGATCACGGCGATGCTGCGGACCCCTATCTCACGACGGTCGGATATTTCTCGGCCACCCGAGAGCTGGCCGGTATGCGGCGCTACCTCGATGACGACGTCACGACTCGTGTCACCGGCAACACCGAGCCATTCCCTCGACGCACCAACGACTGGGAGCGGCTCGAGATCGGCGAACTCACGTCTCGCATATCCGCCGAGGACATCTCGAAGACTCTCGACAAGTTGTCCCTCCCGTTCACCGCAGACCGTTGGAGCACCAGGGGCAGGGATGAGTTCAGGAAACGAAATGCTGTGCTGCGCGACTCCGGTAAGCCAACCGAGCCGTGGGGGGTCAAACCGTACGACGTCGTGTTGGCCACCTCGATGCTCCAGGTCGGCGTGGACGTACCTCGGCTCGGGTTGATGATGGTCGTCGGTCAGCCGAAGAACACAGCTGAGTACATCCAAGCGTCGTCTCGGGTCGGCCGCGATGCTTCCAAGCCAGGTTTGGTCGTGTCGCTCGCGAACTGGTCGCGACCACGAGATATGGCGCACTTCGAGCAGTTCCGCCACTATCACGAGACCTTCTACGCCCAGGTCGAGGCGCTCAGTGTCACCCCCTACTCGGAAACGGCAATGGAGCGAGGCCTCACCGGGGTATTGGTCAGCGTCACACGTGTCACCCAGGCAGCCGGCGGAACCTCCTCCATGTCCGCAGAAGTAGGCGCCGGCCAGATCCTGAGTGGTCTCGCAGCAGTGGAGCAACTGATCGAGCAACTCATCGATCGAGCAGAACCGGCTGTCGACGACATCGCATCCGCGGAACGAATGCGCGGGAAGCTCCTGCAGCGGAAAGACCGTTGGTATGAGAAGGCCTCCGGAGTCCAGGGCGCCCTCGTCTACGAACGCAAGCCGAAAAACAAGGTGACGTGGCCGCTGCTGATCAGTCCGGAAGATCAGGTTCCGCAGCCGGCCGACCAGGTGTTCGTGGTGGCCAACTCGATGCGCGAGGTCCAACCGGAGATCAACCTGCTGGTGAGTCCGAGCCCCCAGCGTCTCGCGTTCAAGGAGCCGATCGACAGTCCGAGCTGGTCATTTCCGTTGGGGGCGAACAAGCCGTGA
- a CDS encoding Eco57I restriction-modification methylase domain-containing protein — protein sequence MKPKTPTVTELHKDWLAQIETDGPFLALPVVKDIWPQGVDRLGDADDRTVTFKQAYVQWQRAFDTYTADSKSADARADYKVVNRAWIELVLDRLAGWQDLRLDADDQRLSALRINSPGGEITVRPSGALEGRDGELAVLVLSGDPTSDLRTIGLDGWAATEIDRMAALLRQARVEVGIVTDGQWWAIVWAKDGKPTGSGIVNALTWAEEPLLRDAFLTLIDQRRFRAKDAEQRLPRLFERSELEAEEITEALGTQVRRSVELLVQAFSEARLAAAAAGEPDPLTDEPDAIYQGAVTVMMRVVFLLFAEEREMLPTEQLYWDSYAIRDLLQQLKTIAADGEERLDTSFNAWHRLLAVSNALFSGVNYDEMRIPAYGGSLLDPARFPWLDAVDHRGNLRLIVSDRVMLHVFDSVQSVDVSNDRRLISFREIDVEQIGYIYEGLLGYTCQIVTGDVVLGLVGKNGQEPEIPLQIIEGLYQASDIDGFAASLVNWFKVNQPAAIGPSAGTINKLLLQGLNGDKKAELIRLLTPIAGSDPVLMSRLVRWGSLIRRDLRRIPLVLPVGGLVVIETPSRKDAGAHYTPRILAQDVVKHALEPLVYEPGAWTTADKNLWKVKSSTAILDLRVVDIAVGSGAFLVAAARFLADRVAEAWTREGNLSKEERTRPNLAVARAIREVIARCLYGADINPMAVDMCKLSLWLISMDKAKPFSFVDDKIFCGNSLFGLTSLNQLRAVHIYPETQGGGNLLHEIIDVDGRVAEAVRLKQELASPVDEHDPMRSTRSKLSLMNQAQKATEELSLIADGIVAVALHVGGKPGTQLNAKYVSLSLDLARALQDPVSTGSRNLVEKQIDGLLTPETRTDYKRWRPLHWILQAPQILVERGGFDAIIGNPAFLHSKKISTAYGVNYRSYLQAVLANGIKGNADLAAFFLLRQAQLARKSSIIGLVVTKSIQQSATRLVGLEQILRKGADATISQPFDWGSGEASVSVVRFWLRLREDSTEHTVTEPIRPPGVRPVNAFVGTYPNGEGFRVSAGLAASWMEEEKSLSEVLYPYVRAGDLSIGDLSAPSEWIIDVHGLPEKLARTAGPAWDHLEQFQRPWRQQPSTKPRLKEHWWWFEAAADKLYGELSSVDRCIVLPRTSNLLMPRFASASLHFDMGVVVFPYDSMTLWGQIASSLHYHWTLSFAATTRDDPSYAPRRVSDTFPWLHRSRTDLAATEAFEASLERGCLEAGGLRPLMNMFNSQNHVGASITELRDSFIRMDKEVLGWYGWNDIHPQYSVRKRNNLHRFTIDDDSRVELLERLLRLNHDRSSEK from the coding sequence ATGAAGCCCAAGACGCCGACTGTCACGGAGCTGCACAAGGATTGGCTGGCCCAGATCGAGACCGACGGGCCCTTCCTGGCACTTCCGGTCGTCAAGGACATCTGGCCCCAGGGCGTCGACCGCCTCGGTGACGCCGACGACCGAACGGTCACCTTCAAGCAGGCGTACGTGCAATGGCAAAGGGCTTTCGACACCTACACGGCAGACTCTAAGAGTGCCGATGCGAGGGCCGACTATAAGGTAGTCAACCGCGCCTGGATCGAGCTGGTTCTCGATCGCCTTGCCGGCTGGCAAGACCTCCGGCTGGATGCAGATGACCAACGGCTGTCTGCACTTCGGATCAACTCCCCCGGCGGCGAGATCACCGTCCGTCCCAGCGGAGCGCTTGAGGGGCGGGACGGCGAACTCGCCGTTCTCGTGCTGTCGGGCGACCCGACCTCCGACTTGCGCACCATCGGGCTCGATGGTTGGGCGGCCACCGAGATCGACCGGATGGCCGCGCTCCTGCGCCAAGCCAGGGTCGAGGTCGGAATCGTGACCGACGGGCAATGGTGGGCAATCGTCTGGGCAAAGGACGGAAAACCCACCGGATCCGGAATAGTCAACGCGCTGACCTGGGCCGAGGAGCCCCTTCTTCGTGACGCTTTCTTGACTCTTATCGACCAGCGTCGCTTCCGCGCCAAGGACGCAGAGCAACGGCTTCCACGGCTCTTCGAACGAAGTGAACTGGAAGCTGAGGAGATCACCGAAGCACTCGGAACCCAGGTTCGCCGTTCCGTCGAGCTGCTCGTGCAGGCGTTTTCAGAAGCGCGCCTCGCTGCCGCTGCCGCCGGCGAGCCCGACCCCCTAACGGATGAGCCTGACGCCATCTACCAAGGTGCCGTCACCGTCATGATGCGGGTGGTGTTTCTGCTCTTCGCGGAAGAACGGGAGATGCTGCCCACCGAACAGCTTTACTGGGATTCGTACGCTATCCGGGACTTACTCCAGCAACTTAAGACAATAGCGGCCGATGGTGAAGAGCGTCTTGACACGAGCTTCAACGCCTGGCACCGCCTCCTTGCCGTTAGTAACGCCTTATTTTCAGGAGTGAATTATGACGAAATGCGCATACCGGCCTACGGGGGCTCACTCTTAGACCCCGCGCGTTTTCCTTGGCTGGATGCTGTAGACCATCGAGGCAACCTTCGATTGATAGTTTCAGACCGCGTAATGCTGCATGTCTTCGACTCTGTTCAATCTGTCGATGTGAGTAACGACCGCCGTCTCATATCTTTCCGTGAGATTGACGTCGAACAAATTGGCTATATATATGAAGGTCTACTCGGATACACATGTCAAATCGTCACGGGTGACGTCGTGCTGGGCCTAGTCGGAAAGAATGGCCAAGAGCCCGAGATTCCGCTCCAAATAATTGAAGGCCTCTATCAGGCCTCGGACATCGACGGCTTTGCTGCGAGCCTGGTTAACTGGTTTAAAGTAAACCAGCCCGCTGCTATCGGTCCATCCGCTGGGACGATTAACAAGCTTTTACTCCAAGGATTGAACGGCGACAAAAAGGCTGAGCTAATCCGGCTGTTAACACCGATCGCCGGTTCTGACCCCGTCTTAATGTCACGATTAGTCAGGTGGGGCAGTCTGATCCGCCGCGATCTTCGCCGTATTCCCCTCGTCCTTCCTGTCGGCGGACTTGTCGTTATCGAGACCCCGTCTCGAAAAGACGCAGGTGCACACTACACCCCTCGAATTCTCGCTCAAGATGTGGTCAAACATGCATTAGAGCCTCTCGTGTACGAGCCTGGTGCCTGGACCACCGCTGACAAGAATCTTTGGAAGGTCAAGTCCAGTACCGCGATTCTTGATCTACGCGTCGTAGACATCGCCGTAGGCTCCGGCGCCTTTCTTGTGGCTGCTGCCCGCTTTCTTGCTGACCGCGTCGCAGAGGCGTGGACCAGGGAGGGGAATCTAAGCAAGGAGGAGAGAACTAGGCCAAATCTGGCAGTAGCGCGCGCTATCCGCGAAGTCATTGCTCGATGCCTTTACGGTGCGGATATCAATCCAATGGCTGTCGACATGTGCAAACTTTCCTTATGGTTGATTTCGATGGACAAGGCCAAACCATTTTCTTTCGTGGACGATAAGATCTTTTGCGGAAACTCACTGTTCGGCCTCACCAGCTTGAATCAGCTACGCGCCGTACACATCTATCCGGAAACACAAGGCGGCGGCAACCTTCTTCACGAGATCATTGACGTCGATGGCAGGGTCGCCGAAGCAGTTCGCTTGAAGCAAGAGTTGGCGTCTCCGGTGGACGAACACGATCCTATGCGTTCGACGCGCAGCAAGCTGTCACTGATGAACCAGGCGCAAAAAGCGACTGAGGAGCTCAGCCTCATTGCCGACGGTATCGTCGCGGTGGCCTTACATGTCGGCGGCAAACCCGGTACCCAACTCAATGCCAAATATGTGAGCTTGAGTTTAGATTTGGCGAGAGCACTCCAAGATCCAGTTTCCACGGGAAGTCGAAACTTGGTCGAGAAGCAGATCGACGGGCTTTTGACACCTGAGACACGGACCGATTACAAACGATGGCGGCCACTTCACTGGATCTTACAGGCACCACAAATCCTGGTGGAGCGCGGCGGGTTCGACGCTATTATTGGAAATCCTGCCTTTCTACACAGCAAGAAGATATCAACTGCGTACGGTGTTAACTACCGCAGCTATCTTCAGGCCGTACTGGCCAATGGCATCAAGGGTAATGCAGACCTCGCCGCATTTTTCCTTCTGAGACAGGCGCAACTGGCCCGGAAATCATCTATAATTGGTTTAGTCGTGACAAAGTCCATCCAGCAGTCGGCGACTCGACTCGTTGGATTGGAGCAGATATTGAGAAAAGGCGCAGACGCTACAATCAGCCAGCCATTTGATTGGGGCAGCGGAGAGGCTTCTGTCTCAGTCGTTAGATTTTGGTTGCGGTTGCGCGAGGACAGTACGGAGCACACCGTGACCGAGCCGATCAGACCGCCGGGCGTGCGACCAGTTAACGCTTTCGTGGGAACCTATCCAAACGGCGAGGGTTTCAGAGTCTCAGCGGGGCTCGCAGCATCGTGGATGGAAGAAGAAAAAAGTCTAAGCGAAGTGCTTTACCCTTATGTTCGGGCCGGGGACCTGTCTATCGGCGATCTCAGCGCCCCATCAGAATGGATCATCGATGTGCATGGGCTGCCTGAGAAGTTAGCCCGAACTGCAGGACCGGCTTGGGATCATCTTGAGCAGTTTCAACGTCCATGGCGCCAGCAGCCATCGACTAAACCCCGCCTCAAGGAGCACTGGTGGTGGTTCGAGGCGGCAGCCGATAAATTGTACGGCGAGCTGTCCTCTGTCGACAGGTGCATTGTGCTGCCAAGGACCAGCAATCTATTAATGCCGAGGTTCGCATCAGCTTCGCTTCATTTTGATATGGGCGTCGTCGTTTTTCCATATGACAGCATGACCCTTTGGGGCCAAATTGCTTCGAGTCTTCACTATCATTGGACTCTGAGCTTTGCGGCGACAACTCGCGACGATCCCAGCTATGCGCCGAGGCGAGTCAGCGACACCTTCCCATGGTTACATCGCAGCCGTACGGACTTGGCTGCGACGGAAGCTTTCGAAGCCTCATTGGAGCGCGGTTGTCTGGAAGCGGGAGGGCTACGCCCGTTGATGAATATGTTCAACAGTCAGAATCACGTGGGCGCATCAATAACTGAACTCCGCGACTCTTTTATTAGGATGGATAAAGAAGTGCTGGGGTGGTACGGCTGGAATGATATCCACCCACAGTACAGCGTTCGGAAGCGAAATAACCTGCACCGGTTCACAATAGATGATGATTCTAGAGTTGAGTTGCTCGAGCGACTTCTAAGGCTGAACCATGACAGATCCTCCGAGAAATGA